Proteins encoded in a region of the Vicia villosa cultivar HV-30 ecotype Madison, WI linkage group LG5, Vvil1.0, whole genome shotgun sequence genome:
- the LOC131601526 gene encoding WAT1-related protein At1g09380-like — MMKKWFIHSQALLGMLLVQLFATGMQILSRVILIQGAYIFSLIMYRHIVGAICVAPFAIYFERGQAKKFNWRVCFWVFANALAGMTLSLALFYYGVRDTSATYAVNFLNLIPISTFLASIIFRMESLRIGTWGGRAKGLGTLICVAGAIITSLYKGKVFYIGHHSNHAQMIIVAAPQINMLRGTFFLVGSCCSYTTWFIMQVKLAEVFPLRYWRTFLSCVMAALQSAVIGACFNYSKEAWRLEWNLQLITIIYSGALATAATFCLISWAVTIKGPTYPSMFNPLALVFVALSEAILLGEPLHVGQLLGMVLIILGIYSFLWGKKNEMHLPQEISAAAGPSYSPDESVLEIDI; from the exons ATGATGAAGAAGTGGTTTATACATTCCCAGGCTCTTCTTGGAATGCTGTTAGTTCAGCTTTTTGCAACTGGGATGCAAATTCTATCAAGGGTGATCTTGATTCAAGGAGCATATATTTTTTCCTTGATTATGTATCGGCACATTGTTGGGGCAATTTGTGTTGCCCCGTTCGCAATCTATTTTGAAAG AGGACAAGCAAAGAAGTTCAATTGGAGAGTTTGTTTCTGGGTTTTTGCTAATGCATTAGCAGG GATGACATTGTCTCTAGCATTATTTTATTATGGTGTTCGTGACACATCGGCCACTTATGCTGTCAATTTTCTTAACTTGATACCTATTTCTACATTCCTGGCCTCCATCATATTCag GATGGAAAGTCTTAGAATTGGAACATGGGGTGGTAGAGCAAAGGGTCTCGGGACGCTTATTTGCGTGGCTGGAGCTATAATTACTAGTCtatataaagggaaggtgttTTATATTGGTCATCATAGTAACCATGCTCAGATGATCATTGTGGCAGCACCCCAAATTAACATGCTTCGCGGAACTTTCTTTTTGGTTGGATCTTGTTGTTCATACACTACATGGTTTATTATGCAA GTTAAGTTGGCTGAAGTATTTCCTTTGAGATATTGGAGAACATTTTTGTCATGCGTTATGGCAGCACTTCAGTCCGCGGTTATAGGCGCTTGCTTTAATTATAGTAAAGAAGCTTGGAGATTAGAGTGGAATCTCCAGCTCATTACTATAATTTACTCG GGAGCATTGGCAACTGCCGCCACATTTTGTCTAATATCCTGGGCAGTTACTATCAAAGGTCCTACATACCCATCCATGTTCAATCCGCTTGCCCTTGTTTTTGTTGCCTTATCAGAGGCTATCTTGCTGGGTGAACCACTGCATGTTGGACA gTTGTTGGGCATGGTTTTAATCATACTGGGGATATATTCTTTTCTGTGGGGTAAGAAGAATGAGATGCATTTACCTCAGGAGATAAGTGCAGCAGCAGGACCAAGTTATTCACCGGATGAAAGTGTACTTGAAATTGATATCTGA